From Astatotilapia calliptera chromosome 19, fAstCal1.2, whole genome shotgun sequence, a single genomic window includes:
- the LOC113012094 gene encoding 14-3-3 protein zeta-like: MAKTDLIQKAKLAEQAERYDDMAECMKAVTEMGEELSNEERNLLSVAYKNVVGARRSSWRVISSIGLKTEGCEKKQQMVKEYREKVESELDEICRCVLKLLEDHLIKNASNSESKVFYLKMKGDYYRYLAEVASGENKTNTIESSQQAYQEAFNISKAEMEPTHPIRLGLALNFSVFFYEILNSPEKACELAKQAFDDAIAELDNLQEESYKDSTLIMQLLRDNLTLWTSDSATEEGEGEEGSKPSN; the protein is encoded by the exons atGGCTAAAACGGATCTTATCCAGAAAGCCAAGCTGGCAGAGCAGGCTGAGCGCTACGACGACATGGCAGAATGTATGAAGGCTGTTACAGAGATGGGAGAGGAGCTGTCAAACGAGGAGAGGAACCTGCTGTCCGTCGCCTACAAAAACGTGGTTGGGGCGAGGCGGTCCTCATGGAGGGTGATATCCAGCATCGGACTGAAGACCGAGGGTTGCGAAAAGAAGCAGCAGATGGTCAAAGAATATCGCGAGAAAGTGGAATCAGAACTGGATGAAATCTGCAGATGTGTTTTG aaaCTGCTGGAGGACCATCtaattaaaaatgcttcaaattCGGAGAGCAAAGTCTTCTATCTAAAGATGAAGGGTGACTACTATAGATACCTTGCTGAAGTTGCcagtggagaaaacaaaacaa ataCCATTGAAAGCTCACAGCAAGCATACCAGGAAGCATTTAACATCAGCAAGGCTGAAATGGAACCCACACATCCCATTCGTTTGGGCTTGGCACTTAACTTCTCGGTCTTCTTCTATGAGATCCTGAACTCCCCAGAAAAAGCCTGTGAATTGGCCAAACAG GCATTTGATGATGCTATTGCAGAGCTCGACAATCTACAAGAGGAGTCCTACAAAGACAGCACTCTTATCATGCAGCTCCTCAGAGATAACCTGACA TTATGGACATCAGACAGCGCCACtgaagagggagagggagaagagggCTCCAAGCCATCGAACTAA